Genomic segment of Populus trichocarpa isolate Nisqually-1 chromosome 12, P.trichocarpa_v4.1, whole genome shotgun sequence:
CACCACTGTCCCTCTCccaatctctctctttcattctgtttctcttccatttccattcaacaatttcttcttctcatttctGTGCTCTTCACCAAAGTTTTTCTTTGCTCCAATTCAAAGAATCCTTTTCCATTAATAGCTCTGCTTCAGTGCTTTGCCAGCATCCAAAGACAGAGTCATGGAAAGAGGGTACAGACTGCTGCTTGTGGAATGGGGTCACTTGTGACCTGAATACCGGGCATGTCACTGCACTGGACCTCTCTTGCAGCATGCTTTACGGCACCCTCCATTCCAATAGCACCCTCTTCTCCCTGCATGATCTTCAAAAGCTCGACCTCTCTGACAATCATTTCAATAGCTCCCATATTTCTTCTCGATTTGGCCAGTTCTCCAATCTGACACTTCTTAACCTAAATTACTCAGTCTTTGCAGGTCAAGTTCCGTCGGAaatctctcttctctctaaATTGGTTTCACTTGATCTCTCTAGAAACTTCTACGATCTAAGTCTagaaccaatttcttttgacaagcTTGTTCGAAACCTAACCAAACTTAGAGAACTTGATTTGAGTTCAGTAGACATGTCACTGCTTGTTCCCGATTCCTTGATGAATCTGTCTTCTTCTCTGTCATCACTCAAACTCAATGACTGTGGATTGCAACGGAAACTCCCATCCTCAATGGGGAAATTTAAGCACCTGCAGTACTTGGATCTTGGAGGGAACAATCTTACTGGTCCAATTCCATATGATTTTGATCAACTCACTGAGTTGGTTTCACTTTATCTCTCTGAAAACTTCTATCTAAGTCCAGAACCAATTTCTTTTCACAAGATTGTTCAAAACCTAACCAAGCTAAGAGATCTCGATCTGACTTCTGTAAATATGTCTTTGGTTGCACCTAATTCCTTGACGAATCTGTCCTCTTCTTTGTCATCTCTTTCCCTCAGTGGTTGTGGATTGCAGGGGAAGTTCCCGGGTAACAACTTTCTCCTCCCAAACCTTGAATCACTGGATCTGTCATACAACGAAGGCCTCACTGGCTCTTTTCCTTCGTCCAATTTGAGTAATGTCCTCTCTCAGTTGCGTCTTTCTAATACAagaatttcagtttatttagaAAACGACTTAATCAGTAATCTAAAGTCATTAGAATATATGTCTCTTCGTAATTGTAACATTATAAGGTCAGATCTACCCCTGCTCGGTAATCTCACTCAGCTCATCATTTTAGACCTTTCAAGTAACAATTTTAGTGGTCAGATCCCACCATCACTTAGTAATCTCACACAGCTCATATATTTAGTCCTCTCAAGTAACAATTTTAGCGGTCAGATCCCACAATCACTTCGTAATCTCACACAGCTCACATTTTTAGACCTCTCAAGTAACAATTTTAACGGTCAGATCCCATCATCACTTGGAAACCTTGTACAGCTTCGTTCCTTGTATCTCAGTTCCAATAAATTGATGGGTCAAGTTCCAGATTCTTTAGGTAGCCTAGTCAATCTTTCAGATTTAgatttatcaaataatcaacTAGTAGGCGCTATCCATTCTCAATTAAATACTCTTTCAAATCtacaatatctatttttatatggtAACTTGTTCAATGGAACAATACCATCCTTTTTGTTTGCTCTTCCTTCTTTATATTATCTTTACCTTCATAACAATAATTTCATAGGCAATATAAGTGAACTCCAATACTATTCATTGAGAATCCTTGATTTGAGCAATAACTACTTACACGGTACAATCCCAAGTTCGATTTTCAAACAAGAGAACTTGCAAGTCCTTATTCTTGCGTCCAATAGTAAATTGACAGGTgagatttcttcttctatttgcaaGCTGAGATTCCTTCGGGTCCTGGACTTGTCCACCAACAGCTTGAGTGGTTCTATGCCACAATGTTTGGGGAACTTCAGCAGCATGCTCTCAGTATTGCATCTAGGCATGAACAATCTTCAAGGCACCATCCCTTCAACATTTTCAAAGGATAATAGCTTGGAATATCTCAGCCTCAATGGAAATGAAATAGAAGGGAAAATATCATCGTCTATCATCAACTGCACAATGTTGCAAGTTCTTGATCTTGGCAACAATAAGATTGAGGATACATTTCCTTACTTTCTAGAAACGCTTCCAAAGCTCCAAATTCTTGTCCTAAAATCCAATAAACTCCAAGGTTTTGGGAAGGGTCCGACTGCATATAATTCCTTCTCTAAATTACGGATTCTTGACATCTCTGACAACAATTTTAGTGGGCCATTGCCAACTGGGTATTTCAATAGTCTTGAAGCAATGATGGCCTCGGATCAAATCATGATTTACATGACAACAAATTACACTGGCTATGTCTATTCCATAGAAATGACATGGAAAGGTGTAGAAATTGAGTTTACGAAGATCCGAAGTACTATCAGAGTACTtgatttgtcaaataacaatTTCACCGGAGAGATTCCAAAAATGATCGGAAAGCTTAAAGCACTCCAACAGCTCAACCTCTCTCATAATTCCCTTACAGGTCAAATCCAATCATCATTAGGAAATTTGACCAATTTGGAATCATTAGATCTATCTTCAAATTTGCTTACCGGAAGGATTCCAACGCAGCTGGGGGGTCTAACATTTCTTGCAATCCTAAACCTTTCACATAACCAGCTAGAGGGGCGTATACCAAGTGGAGAGCAGTTCAACACCTTTACTGCAACCTCATTTGAAGGAAACTTGGGTTTATGTGGATTTCAAGTACTAAAAGAATGCTACGGTGATGAGGCACCATCATTGCCGCCATCAAGCTTTGATGAAGGAGATGATTCAACACTGTTTGGAGAAGGATTTGGATGGAAATCTGTGACAATGGGGTATGGATGCGGGTTTGTGTTTGGAGTTGCAACGGGATACATCGTGTTTAGAACAAGAAAACCTTCATGGTTTTTTAGGATGGTTGAAGATATATGGAATCTCAAgagcaagaaaacaaagaagaatgttGGCAGATGTGGTGCTGGAAGAAACTAGATAAtgcaattaatattttcaagtaagttTTGCGAGCATttgagttttcaaattttatgttcaCAGTTTATGGAGGCTATCTTTTCTCTACAATTTATTTGATCAGTCTTACCTTTCTAATTTTACAGTACAAACAAGATATCAAGTGGATTTGACATTTAAACAACACTAGAGTGGCAGATTCATGGTATTGGATTCCCTTTACAAACAAGATATCAAATGGTTTGGGTGTTGCTTCTGCGAAAAAGATTCCATGTATGTAATAGGTCAAGCAAGCAATAGCTTGTGTtaactataaaatcatttatgttttattgaGTTATGAACATTTCCTTATTCTTGATCACTTAATTGAGTCTCCCTTTCTGGGAGTATTTTGAGATTTATAGTGTTATGAACAAATTGCTCTACAAACCAGCGAGTAACTTGACAAATTCAGTTCTCATAACAACAGCAATATTTGCAAGCAAAATAAAGTAATTCTGATAACTTTTAACTCATAAATAACTATTAAAAGTGTAACAAACCCATCTCAACAGGTACAAACAATGTTCCACAACTCTTACACAGAgccaaaatcatcaacaaaatcagTCAACATTGGTGATAGGCAAGTTTAtatctaaagcaaaagaaaagctTTCGATTCATGCACTGAAATCGAAGAACTGAAAGCAAGCGTCATGTCCATTCATGCACTGAAATCGAAGAACTGAAAGCAGCAATCACTCCCCCATTTATC
This window contains:
- the LOC18110779 gene encoding receptor-like protein 9DC3 isoform X3, giving the protein MSLLVPDSLMNLSSSLSSLKLNDCGLQRKLPSSMGKFKHLQYLDLGGNNLTGPIPYDFDQLTELVSLYLSENFYLSPEPISFHKIVQNLTKLRDLDLTSVNMSLVAPNSLTNLSSSLSSLSLSGCGLQGKFPGNNFLLPNLESLDLSYNEGLTGSFPSSNLSNVLSQLRLSNTRISVYLENDLISNLKSLEYMSLRNCNIIRSDLPLLGNLTQLIILDLSSNNFSGQIPPSLSNLTQLIYLVLSSNNFSGQIPQSLRNLTQLTFLDLSSNNFNGQIPSSLGNLVQLRSLYLSSNKLMGQVPDSLGSLVNLSDLDLSNNQLVGAIHSQLNTLSNLQYLFLYGNLFNGTIPSFLFALPSLYYLYLHNNNFIGNISELQYYSLRILDLSNNYLHGTIPSSIFKQENLQVLILASNSKLTGEISSSICKLRFLRVLDLSTNSLSGSMPQCLGNFSSMLSVLHLGMNNLQGTIPSTFSKDNSLEYLSLNGNEIEGKISSSIINCTMLQVLDLGNNKIEDTFPYFLETLPKLQILVLKSNKLQGFGKGPTAYNSFSKLRILDISDNNFSGPLPTGYFNSLEAMMASDQIMIYMTTNYTGYVYSIEMTWKGVEIEFTKIRSTIRVLDLSNNNFTGEIPKMIGKLKALQQLNLSHNSLTGHIQSSLGNLTNLESLDLSSNLLTGRIPTQLGGLTFLAILNLSHNQLEGRIPSGEQFNTFNPSSFEGNLGLCGFQVLKECYGDEAPSLLPSSFDEGDGSTLFEDGFRWKAVTMGYGCGFVFGVATGYIVFRTKKPSWFFRMVEDIWNLKIKKKKKKNVSRYGARRN